A genomic segment from Pseudosulfitobacter sp. DSM 107133 encodes:
- the flhA gene encoding flagellar biosynthesis protein FlhA, with the protein MKKVNLIALFNPTVLLAVTLMAIIVMMVLPMPAWVLDIGLAASFALAILIFTITLFIEKPLDFSAFPTILLASLMLRLSLNVSSTKLIIGQGHTGTGAAGDVIESFAQFIMGGSVFLGLVVFCVLLIVNFMVITKGAARMAEVGARFALDGMPGKQLAIDSDMSAGAIDHLEAKERREREQQETTFFGSLDGASKFVKGDAVAGLLITLMNLVAGLVMGIAVHGMPLSTAFETYAILTVGDGLVSQIPAVIISIASALLLARGGAQGATDLAVFAQLGKHPAALATVAVLMVMFALFPGLPFLPFVLGAAGLGTAAFVMHRRLKSEAEMPEIVENVPDMPRERPMGDILELDDIHVEFAPDLVNMVLDPGTGLDARIANMRTHVASVFGVILPEIRLTDHPGLPANTYVLRIQGVEQARAELKPDQILALKPEEPVALPAGQDTVEPVYGAPARWVSERDQEKASMLGATLVTPTEILATHLLEIVKRNFSRLLTLKSLRRLLTEMVNISDPARAEANRKLLDELIPDKVPIDVLHAVLRLLLDEQVSIRNLPLILEATAEARGQNAMPEAICEHVRQRLGFQLVAEMRRADGTLPLVQLAPEWEDTFATYQVDAERGLDIALPPDLFNTLADNMSNKLADASRDGIYAAIVTNTRRRRFLRTVMRAKGISNPVLSFEEIGVDARPALVGVVAA; encoded by the coding sequence ATGAAAAAAGTTAATCTTATTGCCCTGTTCAACCCCACTGTCCTGCTGGCCGTCACACTTATGGCGATCATTGTAATGATGGTTCTTCCAATGCCTGCCTGGGTGCTCGACATCGGGCTGGCGGCGTCATTCGCGCTTGCGATCCTCATCTTCACCATAACGCTGTTCATCGAGAAACCATTGGATTTCTCTGCCTTTCCCACCATCTTGCTGGCATCTTTAATGCTGCGTCTGTCGCTGAACGTGTCGTCGACCAAACTGATCATCGGTCAGGGTCATACTGGCACAGGGGCCGCCGGGGACGTGATCGAAAGCTTTGCCCAGTTCATCATGGGCGGCAGTGTCTTTCTTGGTTTGGTTGTATTTTGCGTACTGCTGATCGTGAATTTTATGGTCATCACGAAAGGTGCCGCAAGAATGGCCGAAGTCGGGGCGCGCTTTGCTCTTGACGGTATGCCCGGCAAACAGCTGGCCATCGACAGCGATATGAGCGCGGGCGCCATTGACCATCTTGAGGCCAAGGAAAGGCGCGAACGCGAACAACAGGAAACCACATTCTTCGGTTCGCTTGATGGGGCATCAAAATTCGTCAAAGGCGACGCCGTAGCCGGATTGTTGATCACCTTGATGAACCTTGTCGCAGGTCTTGTTATGGGCATTGCCGTTCATGGCATGCCCCTGTCCACAGCTTTTGAAACCTATGCTATTCTTACTGTAGGAGACGGATTGGTCAGCCAGATTCCGGCCGTCATCATTTCGATCGCATCCGCGCTGTTGCTGGCGCGTGGCGGGGCGCAGGGTGCGACCGATCTGGCCGTGTTTGCGCAACTGGGCAAACACCCTGCGGCCTTGGCCACGGTCGCCGTTTTGATGGTGATGTTTGCACTGTTTCCCGGCCTGCCGTTCCTGCCCTTTGTACTCGGGGCAGCGGGGTTGGGAACAGCGGCCTTTGTGATGCACCGCAGGCTGAAATCCGAGGCTGAAATGCCGGAAATCGTTGAAAACGTACCAGATATGCCCCGTGAACGTCCAATGGGTGACATCCTTGAACTGGATGACATCCATGTGGAATTTGCGCCGGATCTGGTCAATATGGTTCTGGACCCCGGCACCGGGCTGGATGCGCGCATCGCCAATATGCGCACGCATGTGGCTTCGGTTTTTGGGGTGATCCTTCCGGAAATCCGGTTGACCGATCACCCGGGCCTGCCCGCAAACACCTATGTGTTGCGCATTCAGGGTGTGGAACAAGCACGCGCAGAACTAAAACCCGATCAGATTCTTGCGCTCAAACCGGAAGAGCCCGTGGCATTGCCTGCAGGTCAGGACACGGTCGAACCTGTCTATGGCGCACCAGCACGGTGGGTCAGCGAGCGTGATCAGGAAAAGGCGTCGATGCTTGGCGCAACATTGGTAACGCCCACCGAGATTCTGGCGACACATTTGCTGGAGATCGTAAAACGCAACTTCTCGCGGTTGCTGACGCTGAAATCACTGCGCAGGCTGCTGACTGAAATGGTCAACATTTCCGACCCGGCACGGGCCGAAGCGAACCGGAAACTGCTGGACGAACTGATCCCCGACAAGGTCCCGATCGACGTCTTGCACGCCGTACTGCGGTTGTTGCTTGATGAACAGGTTTCGATCCGCAACCTGCCCCTGATCCTTGAGGCCACAGCCGAAGCGCGCGGTCAGAACGCCATGCCCGAGGCCATTTGCGAACATGTTCGGCAACGTTTGGGCTTTCAACTGGTCGCGGAAATGCGGCGGGCGGATGGCACCCTGCCGCTGGTTCAACTGGCACCCGAATGGGAGGATACATTTGCCACCTATCAGGTTGATGCCGAACGGGGGCTGGATATTGCCTTGCCGCCCGACCTGTTCAACACGCTGGCAGACAATATGTCCAACAAGCTGGCCGATGCCAGCCGCGATGGCATTTATGCCGCCATCGTCACCAACACCCGGCGTCGACGGTTCCTGCGAACCGTGATGCGTGCCAAGGGGATCAGCAACCCAGTCTTGTCTTTCGAAGAGATTGGCGTTGACGCGCGGCCTGCGTTGGTCGGTGTTGTGGCGGCCTGA
- the motA gene encoding flagellar motor stator protein MotA, protein MIGIIGIITIFAMVFGGYLAAGGKMAIIIKSLPFEMMMIGGAAVGAFMISNSAAEVKHTLKDMGKVFKGPKWKHQDYQDLLCLLFELIRLARQNPVGIEEHIEAPEDSSIFSRYPRIIADKEATALICDTMRSASMNYDDPHQVEEVLEKRMEANLHHAMHSCHALQTVADGLPALGIVAAVLGVIKTMASIDQPPEVLGKLIGGALVGTFLGVFLAYGLVGPFAAKVKVVIEEDAHFYQLIREVLVANLHNHATNICIEVGRQNTPSHCRPSFSDLEDALKAVKQNAA, encoded by the coding sequence ATGATTGGTATCATCGGCATTATTACAATTTTTGCCATGGTTTTTGGCGGCTACCTTGCCGCCGGCGGCAAGATGGCGATCATCATTAAATCACTTCCCTTCGAAATGATGATGATTGGTGGCGCCGCCGTGGGCGCTTTCATGATCTCGAACAGCGCCGCCGAAGTGAAACATACGCTGAAGGACATGGGCAAAGTTTTCAAAGGGCCCAAGTGGAAACATCAGGATTATCAGGATCTTTTGTGCCTGCTGTTTGAACTCATCCGGCTGGCCCGCCAAAATCCCGTTGGTATCGAAGAACATATCGAAGCGCCCGAGGACTCGTCCATTTTCTCACGCTATCCCAGGATCATCGCAGATAAGGAAGCGACCGCACTGATTTGCGACACCATGCGGTCCGCGTCGATGAACTACGACGATCCCCACCAGGTCGAAGAGGTTCTGGAAAAGCGGATGGAGGCGAACCTGCACCATGCCATGCACTCCTGCCATGCCTTGCAAACCGTTGCAGACGGTCTGCCAGCGCTCGGAATTGTTGCCGCCGTTCTGGGTGTTATCAAGACCATGGCCTCGATTGACCAACCACCCGAAGTGCTGGGAAAGCTCATTGGCGGCGCCCTTGTGGGTACATTCTTGGGTGTGTTTCTGGCCTATGGCCTGGTCGGCCCCTTTGCCGCCAAGGTAAAGGTCGTGATCGAAGAGGATGCGCATTTCTACCAGCTGATCCGCGAGGTGCTGGTTGCAAACCTGCACAATCATGCCACCAATATTTGCATCGAGGTTGGGCGCCAGAACACACCGTCGCATTGTCGTCCAAGTTTTTCGGATCTGGAAGACGCCCTGAAAGCCGTGAAGCAAAACGCCGCATGA
- a CDS encoding transglycosylase SLT domain-containing protein codes for MSLITITSWRAFLAILLCLAWLGSSAGANTQTICDDAAAKVAAESEVPLPVLRAITRVETGRTRNGITVPWPWTVNMEGVGKWFETEDAARAYVFKRFKSGARSFDVGCFQINYKWHGHAFASIEEMFDPLANTRYAAQFLSALHLELGSWSKAAGAYHSRTKEFADKYVKRFDSVHAVLASQAPPLQSIHAGNDETNGFPLLVQTGQAARLGSLVPLVHGSDARPFALFRRGG; via the coding sequence ATGTCGCTGATCACCATTACGTCTTGGCGCGCCTTTTTAGCCATCCTTCTTTGCTTGGCCTGGCTCGGCTCGTCGGCAGGCGCAAACACACAGACCATATGCGACGATGCCGCCGCAAAGGTTGCTGCTGAAAGCGAGGTTCCGCTGCCGGTTCTGCGGGCAATCACCCGCGTGGAAACCGGACGCACCCGCAATGGGATCACCGTGCCCTGGCCGTGGACGGTCAACATGGAGGGGGTCGGGAAATGGTTCGAGACCGAAGATGCGGCGCGCGCCTATGTCTTCAAGCGCTTCAAAAGCGGCGCGCGCAGCTTTGATGTTGGGTGTTTCCAGATCAATTACAAATGGCACGGCCACGCATTTGCGTCGATCGAAGAGATGTTCGATCCGCTTGCAAACACACGTTATGCAGCTCAGTTTCTCAGCGCCTTGCATCTGGAACTTGGTTCCTGGTCCAAAGCTGCGGGCGCTTATCATTCCCGCACCAAAGAGTTTGCCGACAAATATGTAAAACGCTTCGACAGCGTTCACGCGGTGCTCGCCTCCCAAGCGCCCCCCCTCCAGTCCATCCACGCTGGCAACGACGAAACAAACGGCTTCCCGTTGCTGGTTCAAACAGGCCAGGCCGCTCGCCTTGGCTCGCTGGTGCCTCTTGTGCACGGTTCGGATGCGCGTCCTTTTGCGCTGTTTCGCAGGGGGGGATAA
- a CDS encoding flagellar biosynthetic protein FliR, with amino-acid sequence MQALVDILRDQAWHGFVVFLRVAAIASLLPAFGEETVPARIKLVVALAFTVIVAPAVPQTTLAPGIPALSLLVLSEALAGLALGIGIRLFILALQTAGAIAAQSTSLSQILGGAVRDPLAAIGYVLIIGALALAVMAGLHVKVAELIILSYDIMPIGAFAGASDLSDWGLDQIRRAFALAFTLAAPFILVSVLYNLALGAINKAMPQLMVAFVGAPVITAAGLIILCVSSPLILTVWLDALDSFLAAPFRSVP; translated from the coding sequence ATGCAGGCGCTGGTGGACATCCTGCGTGACCAGGCCTGGCACGGGTTCGTTGTCTTCTTGCGCGTTGCGGCCATCGCGTCCCTGCTACCGGCATTTGGAGAGGAAACCGTGCCTGCCCGGATCAAACTGGTTGTGGCACTGGCCTTTACCGTAATCGTGGCCCCGGCTGTTCCGCAAACGACGCTCGCGCCCGGAATTCCCGCCCTGTCCCTCCTGGTGCTGAGCGAGGCACTGGCTGGACTTGCTCTTGGCATCGGCATCCGCCTGTTTATCCTTGCCTTGCAAACCGCGGGTGCCATCGCGGCCCAATCAACATCGCTTTCGCAAATTCTGGGCGGTGCCGTGCGTGACCCGTTGGCCGCAATCGGATATGTTCTGATCATCGGCGCTTTGGCTTTGGCCGTGATGGCAGGCCTGCATGTCAAAGTCGCAGAGCTGATCATTTTATCATATGACATCATGCCAATCGGAGCGTTTGCCGGAGCAAGCGACCTTTCGGATTGGGGGCTGGATCAAATCCGGCGCGCCTTTGCTTTGGCGTTTACCCTTGCGGCACCGTTTATTCTGGTTTCAGTACTCTACAACCTTGCGCTTGGGGCGATCAACAAGGCCATGCCGCAATTGATGGTGGCTTTTGTCGGCGCGCCGGTCATCACTGCCGCTGGCCTGATTATCCTGTGCGTCAGCAGTCCGCTGATCCTGACTGTCTGGCTGGATGCGCTTGACAGCTTTTTAGCTGCGCCATTTCGGTCAGTGCCATGA
- a CDS encoding flagellar basal body-associated FliL family protein, whose translation MTETAAETDEPPKKASKLPLILGVVLALIGAGGGFYATFSGLFLGSESHAEEEAKPEIEGLPDVAFVPVEPMVVSLIPGAGNQHLRFRANLEVPSQYQEDVTLLLPRVVDVLNGYLRALELRDLQNPSSLTRLRAQMLRRIQIVTGEGRVSDLLIMEFVLN comes from the coding sequence ATGACCGAGACAGCAGCCGAAACAGATGAGCCACCCAAGAAAGCCTCGAAATTGCCTTTGATTCTCGGGGTCGTACTGGCTTTGATCGGTGCGGGCGGCGGGTTTTATGCGACATTTTCGGGTTTGTTTCTGGGCAGCGAATCACATGCCGAAGAAGAGGCTAAACCGGAAATCGAAGGGTTGCCGGATGTCGCATTTGTTCCGGTGGAACCGATGGTTGTGTCTCTAATTCCAGGTGCCGGAAATCAACATTTGCGCTTTCGCGCCAACCTAGAAGTGCCCAGCCAGTATCAGGAGGATGTGACCCTGTTGCTACCCCGTGTGGTCGATGTTCTGAACGGCTATCTGCGCGCATTGGAATTGCGCGATCTTCAAAATCCTTCCTCGCTGACCCGCTTGCGCGCCCAGATGCTGCGGCGCATCCAGATCGTCACTGGCGAAGGGCGGGTCAGTGACCTTCTGATAATGGAATTTGTGCTTAATTAA